A stretch of the Candidatus Aquicultor sp. genome encodes the following:
- a CDS encoding inositol monophosphatase family protein, whose translation MDNYLSFAVDLALNAGRLIKRLSRERHTITYKGTVDLVTEADLQSEALIVDGIRKRYPDHSILAEEEGAIEPGSDYLWIIDPIDGTTNYAHGFPVYAVSIALEFKGDLMVGVIYDPNLDELFTAQQGKGAYLNGKPLHVSDIDDLNKTLLATGFPYSFRNDPETILDCFRKFSLRAQGIRRAGAATIDLVGVASGRFDGYWEYGLKPWDMAAGGLIALEAGARITQLNGEPFDIRSPQILATNGRIHDQMLEIIAECSK comes from the coding sequence ATGGATAATTATCTTAGTTTTGCTGTCGACCTGGCGCTTAACGCAGGTCGGCTTATAAAAAGACTATCGAGAGAACGCCATACTATTACATACAAGGGCACTGTCGATCTGGTAACCGAGGCCGATCTTCAGTCTGAAGCCCTCATTGTCGACGGTATACGAAAGCGTTATCCCGACCACAGTATACTTGCCGAGGAAGAGGGCGCGATAGAGCCCGGCTCAGACTATCTCTGGATTATCGATCCAATCGATGGAACAACCAATTACGCGCATGGCTTCCCCGTTTACGCGGTTTCCATTGCTCTCGAGTTTAAAGGCGACCTCATGGTCGGCGTTATTTATGACCCCAACTTGGATGAGCTCTTCACCGCGCAGCAAGGCAAAGGCGCGTATCTTAACGGCAAACCGCTTCATGTATCCGATATCGATGACCTCAACAAAACACTCCTAGCCACCGGTTTCCCCTATAGTTTCAGAAATGACCCGGAGACTATTCTTGATTGTTTTCGCAAGTTCTCGCTCAGGGCGCAGGGGATTCGCAGAGCGGGCGCGGCCACAATCGACCTGGTTGGGGTAGCCAGCGGTCGCTTTGACGGCTATTGGGAGTATGGCTTAAAGCCGTGGGATATGGCGGCCGGCGGCCTTATTGCTCTTGAAGCCGGCGCCAGGATTACGCAACTTAACGGTGAGCCGTTCGATATCAGATCACCTCAAATACTTGCCACAAACGGTCGCATCCACGACCAGATGC
- a CDS encoding PP2C family protein-serine/threonine phosphatase gives MGHQPKDTSDFVGYQLVEFGQPIRRSLQEVADRLMPNENEIVTEWIQLQFSTWQPPGFTREQLQGLFGDLLHGMLVCMKALELETCINYLEQLGADMARRNFPYQALIISFHFLEESYNSFLFNPPSENTLRWMIAMDEFLHAALAAIATSYFEAQRKELLEEAEVGRIVQEGLLPDIPKTVFDIDVASIYLPSGERARIGGDLIDLFTIDDQRAAFILGDISGHGLEAATDAVLIRSLFRGFIRENAALADVFGRLNRVLAHEFDDGRFATAIAGLVSALDEVTLVNAGHPPVVFCKGACTLLEPGGIVLAVGPESTYSVHEITLPKGALLVAYTDGLTEARSEDGSFFGEERLVAAIEEVRDAPARAIAGHLRDEALRFANGKLIDDTAILVLKRR, from the coding sequence ATGGGCCATCAGCCAAAGGACACGAGCGATTTTGTAGGATATCAACTTGTAGAATTCGGGCAGCCGATTCGGCGATCCCTCCAAGAAGTTGCCGACCGCTTGATGCCTAATGAGAACGAGATCGTTACCGAGTGGATTCAGCTGCAGTTTAGTACCTGGCAACCGCCGGGGTTTACACGCGAGCAGTTGCAAGGCCTCTTTGGCGATTTGCTTCACGGTATGCTCGTTTGCATGAAAGCGTTAGAGCTTGAGACATGTATCAATTACCTCGAGCAGCTAGGTGCGGATATGGCACGCCGCAATTTCCCGTACCAGGCGCTTATTATCAGCTTTCATTTTCTCGAAGAGAGCTATAACTCGTTCCTGTTCAATCCGCCTTCAGAGAACACGCTTCGCTGGATGATTGCTATGGATGAGTTTCTTCACGCAGCGCTGGCTGCAATTGCGACTTCATACTTTGAAGCGCAACGCAAGGAACTCTTAGAAGAGGCCGAGGTGGGGCGCATCGTCCAGGAGGGTTTGCTGCCGGACATCCCTAAGACGGTCTTCGATATCGACGTCGCCTCGATTTACTTGCCCTCTGGAGAGCGGGCTCGAATCGGCGGCGATCTCATCGATCTCTTCACCATTGACGACCAACGCGCAGCGTTCATCCTCGGCGATATCTCAGGGCACGGTCTTGAGGCCGCAACGGATGCGGTCCTAATTCGTTCGTTGTTCAGGGGGTTTATCCGCGAAAACGCCGCCCTTGCCGACGTCTTTGGCCGGCTTAACCGTGTGCTTGCTCATGAGTTTGATGACGGCCGGTTTGCCACCGCAATTGCGGGTTTGGTCAGCGCACTCGATGAAGTTACTCTGGTCAATGCGGGACACCCACCGGTTGTATTTTGTAAAGGTGCGTGCACGCTTCTTGAACCGGGTGGTATCGTTCTAGCTGTCGGTCCGGAATCGACATATTCGGTGCACGAGATTACCTTACCGAAAGGGGCTTTACTTGTAGCCTACACCGACGGTTTGACTGAGGCGCGCAGCGAAGACGGATCGTTTTTCGGTGAAGAAAGATTGGTCGCCGCTATTGAAGAGGTTCGAGATGCGCCTGCCCGCGCAATCGCCGGTCATTTACGCGACGAAGCTCTGCGCTTTGCAAACGGAAAGCTCATCGACGATACCGCTATCTTGGTCTTAAAGCGCCGATAG
- a CDS encoding deoxyhypusine synthase family protein, with product MKGPISQFIEHHYRHFNAATLLDASRAYVDHLNNGGKMMVTLAGAMSTAELGLSLAEMIRQDKVHIITCTGANLEEDVYNLVAHNFYERVPQYRDLTPKDELSLLNRHLNRVTDTCIPEEEAMRRIESAMVDLWHETAAAGKRMFPHEFFYELLRRGTLKEYYQIDTKDSWLYAAMEKNLPIVVPGWEDSTLGNMFAAHIIEGELDNVHLVRTGIEYMIELAKWYSETSKDASIGFYQIGGGIAGDFPICVVPMLHQDLKRPDTPVWGYFCQISDSTTSYGSYSGAVPNEKITWGKLGVDTPKFIVESDATIVAPLMFAYILGW from the coding sequence TTGAAAGGTCCGATTAGCCAGTTTATCGAGCATCACTACCGTCATTTTAATGCGGCAACCCTACTCGATGCTTCGAGAGCATATGTTGACCACCTGAATAATGGTGGAAAAATGATGGTAACTTTGGCAGGTGCGATGAGCACAGCCGAACTCGGGTTATCGCTTGCAGAAATGATACGGCAGGACAAGGTGCATATTATTACGTGCACCGGTGCGAATCTCGAAGAGGATGTCTACAACCTGGTCGCGCACAATTTCTATGAGCGTGTGCCGCAGTATCGCGATCTTACCCCGAAAGACGAGCTGTCGCTCTTAAACCGGCATCTCAACCGCGTGACCGATACCTGCATCCCTGAAGAAGAAGCAATGCGCCGCATCGAGAGCGCCATGGTCGACCTATGGCACGAAACCGCTGCCGCCGGCAAGCGGATGTTTCCTCATGAGTTTTTTTATGAACTTTTACGCAGGGGTACGCTTAAAGAATATTATCAAATTGACACCAAAGATAGCTGGCTCTACGCCGCGATGGAGAAAAACCTGCCAATCGTGGTCCCGGGCTGGGAAGATTCGACGCTCGGCAACATGTTTGCCGCGCACATTATCGAAGGTGAACTCGATAATGTCCATCTTGTGCGAACCGGTATCGAATATATGATCGAGCTTGCGAAATGGTATAGCGAAACATCGAAAGATGCTTCAATCGGCTTTTATCAAATCGGCGGCGGCATTGCCGGCGATTTTCCGATTTGCGTCGTGCCGATGTTGCATCAAGATCTGAAGAGACCCGACACACCGGTATGGGGCTATTTCTGCCAGATCAGTGACTCCACTACAAGCTATGGATCGTACTCAGGGGCGGTGCCGAACGAGAAGATTACCTGGGGTAAACTCGGCGTCGATACCCCGAAGTTTATCGTTGAATCGGATGCTACGATTGTCGCCCCGCTCATGTTCGCCTATATTCTCGGGTGGTAA
- a CDS encoding Ig-like domain-containing protein has translation MKKFSRAAVILLLLVCALACTGLVPTIALGVGNFNVIGQPVMPSGGIVSLATAPSGMIYGATANGHLFSYNPASGVQQDLGSPYPYWPAWISTLIMSSDGKVYGGNTMGRVFSYDPNTTQFHDYGNPLQGTVDYSVSRLLAASDGYIYGGTAAAQNSTHAAHLFRLSQSGFQDLGRASIPDDYICYMFEHGGKIYATTSITPIETPNGNNGHVIYFDTNNLLGGVQDAGRAPITGAFGIGGILRPSGIVAGGAPTPSSTSGQFYGTYWTYNPVSGQFPTPVPTNLPTMQFYSLPALAVDSTDRLFAGLGFTSGVNLLGGVIQVNDSDPANPYMWGQPVPGETQVPALTTGSNGYIYGGTYPSGYLFWFDPSQPPAPTVPTLNGPATSTNGSVLLYGTTTPSTTVEVYDQANNLMCTVTSDPLGSWHSSALLTVQLQQTVYTLSARAILNGSASGFSTPISVTVGTFVPQVSPPTASDGFNNSGTNANTGVGSITSYSARTITIDVPISNTNNISLATVLINGVSTNLSYLLQDPDGDGVYSCTVPAGALPLGPGSYRVTVSLTDSIAGSFSQQVMTITLIDPSGYVYDTTDGHRVEGAQVTLHQFNFAAGVYEVMDPVAKADYMDPDTNPQTTDSQGSYGWLVAPGKYKVLVERAGYSSVWSREVVITDVAVTDLNVGLTPAALPTATIATSPAAPNGNNGWFKTLPAITLSSNQPGVMYYEWDSTSPASAIAYSAGFTASEGIHTLYCWSADTHGNLGPTVQQQFKVDSQVPGAPSITAPANGATLNTRSVHVTGNAEANTTVRIYDGSTEVGATQALGDGNFAVTVTLASGSHNLSAKAQDEAGNLSPASSSVAVTIEQQAGGGTYKILFFAGNKASLAPSEQAFMQRYSKNYGGYYDVALKDISDVSASQGTPWDCTAGDMVALSREGMNALNLDMSGGNDQKITNLIDGLYARKKPLLEWKAGYWLLYYWGLGMTLLDPGVGGLTWPDVNLAAYNPGTDIYVQDSSSPIMSGFSTGQVVKIVNTSGNLGAQVDWSSGSNVLCQIADAKQLAYLNDKGSQYTSILSYPPGSRPDDGIVTSPPTIPDGGSSTFYGRPTEAWIVHMSLNNLNDLTLPGWRIMDNAIAFLASQSPPPSGDIQAPSKPANVHALPIGSSEIDLSWSASTDNVGVTGYSVYNAATDEKIADVTTASYAHLSLAPDSPHTYYIRAYDAVGNLSEKSDIVAAHTYQGSVTTPVGHNINLDFGNNASITFADITMAGMTSVGVLSNAPSGPPFGFLFAGRYIDIATTASYLGDITVTVPYQPELVQGHEDELHLFHWDGLSWQDVTVSIDKVNHVVIGRTPSLSPFAIGYPQPAAVSSGVAFGMNTNMLLLSAIALVIGGLSITRARRAT, from the coding sequence ATGAAAAAATTTAGTAGGGCAGCAGTTATTCTTCTGTTATTAGTTTGTGCGCTTGCATGCACAGGCTTAGTTCCGACGATTGCATTAGGGGTTGGTAACTTCAATGTGATCGGCCAACCGGTTATGCCGTCCGGCGGTATCGTCTCGTTGGCTACTGCTCCGAGCGGCATGATTTATGGTGCTACTGCAAACGGGCACCTGTTTAGCTATAATCCTGCTTCCGGGGTGCAACAGGACCTTGGTTCGCCGTATCCGTATTGGCCTGCGTGGATATCGACATTGATTATGTCGAGCGATGGCAAGGTATACGGTGGCAACACGATGGGGCGTGTCTTCTCCTATGACCCGAATACCACCCAATTTCATGATTACGGTAATCCGCTGCAGGGAACAGTCGATTACTCTGTGAGCAGATTGCTGGCCGCATCCGACGGGTACATTTACGGAGGAACCGCCGCTGCGCAGAACTCAACGCATGCAGCCCACCTCTTCCGGCTTAGCCAATCAGGGTTTCAGGATTTAGGCCGGGCGTCTATACCCGATGATTATATCTGCTATATGTTTGAGCACGGGGGAAAGATTTATGCGACAACTTCAATCACACCGATTGAAACCCCAAACGGCAATAACGGCCATGTTATATATTTCGACACCAATAACCTGCTGGGCGGCGTACAAGATGCGGGACGTGCTCCCATCACCGGCGCCTTTGGTATAGGGGGAATTCTCAGACCAAGCGGTATAGTTGCCGGAGGCGCACCTACCCCCAGCTCAACTTCCGGCCAGTTCTACGGAACGTATTGGACCTACAACCCGGTCTCCGGGCAATTTCCCACACCGGTTCCTACGAATCTGCCAACAATGCAGTTTTACAGTTTGCCGGCTTTAGCGGTCGATAGCACGGATCGTTTGTTCGCTGGACTAGGCTTCACGTCTGGGGTCAATTTGCTAGGCGGGGTTATCCAGGTAAATGATTCAGATCCTGCCAACCCGTATATGTGGGGTCAACCCGTGCCCGGGGAAACGCAAGTTCCGGCATTAACCACCGGGTCGAATGGCTACATCTACGGCGGAACATATCCAAGCGGATACTTGTTCTGGTTTGACCCATCGCAACCCCCCGCCCCCACGGTCCCCACGCTCAACGGACCGGCGACGAGCACTAATGGCTCAGTGTTACTGTATGGAACCACGACCCCAAGTACGACTGTCGAGGTCTATGACCAGGCTAATAACCTCATGTGCACGGTAACAAGTGACCCTTTAGGCTCATGGCATAGTTCTGCATTGTTGACCGTTCAACTCCAACAAACGGTTTATACCTTGTCTGCACGTGCTATACTAAACGGCTCGGCAAGCGGATTTTCAACCCCGATTTCGGTAACCGTTGGTACGTTCGTGCCACAAGTAAGTCCCCCTACCGCAAGCGATGGGTTTAATAATTCAGGTACGAATGCAAATACGGGCGTTGGCTCGATTACAAGCTACAGCGCAAGAACTATCACCATAGACGTGCCGATATCAAATACAAACAATATATCTTTGGCAACCGTTCTGATAAACGGCGTCTCAACGAATCTGTCTTACCTGCTTCAAGACCCCGATGGCGACGGTGTTTATAGCTGCACGGTTCCGGCGGGGGCTCTACCTCTTGGGCCCGGCAGCTATAGAGTTACCGTTTCTCTCACCGATAGTATAGCCGGCAGCTTCTCGCAGCAGGTCATGACAATAACGTTGATCGACCCGAGCGGTTACGTATACGATACGACGGATGGACATAGGGTGGAAGGAGCGCAAGTCACCCTGCATCAATTCAATTTTGCCGCCGGCGTCTATGAAGTGATGGATCCGGTTGCCAAAGCGGATTATATGGATCCGGATACCAATCCTCAAACAACCGATTCTCAGGGGAGCTATGGTTGGCTTGTGGCGCCCGGCAAATATAAGGTTTTAGTTGAGAGGGCCGGGTATAGCAGTGTCTGGAGTCGGGAAGTAGTCATCACCGACGTTGCGGTAACCGACCTTAATGTTGGCCTTACGCCGGCTGCTCTGCCAACGGCTACAATTGCAACCAGTCCTGCAGCCCCGAACGGTAATAACGGATGGTTTAAAACGCTACCGGCTATTACGCTCAGCAGCAATCAACCGGGCGTGATGTATTATGAGTGGGATTCAACGTCACCCGCCAGTGCAATAGCATATAGTGCCGGCTTCACTGCATCGGAGGGTATACACACACTCTATTGCTGGTCGGCGGATACCCATGGAAATCTTGGTCCCACCGTGCAGCAGCAATTTAAAGTCGATTCCCAAGTGCCCGGTGCGCCAAGTATCACAGCGCCTGCCAACGGCGCAACGCTCAACACACGAAGCGTGCATGTAACAGGAAATGCCGAGGCTAATACAACCGTTCGTATCTACGACGGGTCAACCGAGGTAGGCGCAACACAAGCGTTAGGCGATGGCAATTTTGCCGTAACCGTAACCTTAGCCTCCGGCTCCCATAATCTTTCAGCAAAAGCTCAGGATGAGGCAGGCAACTTGAGCCCGGCATCCTCATCTGTGGCGGTTACAATCGAGCAGCAGGCAGGCGGGGGCACGTATAAGATATTGTTCTTTGCCGGCAATAAGGCTTCCCTTGCACCGAGCGAGCAGGCTTTTATGCAAAGGTACTCAAAGAATTATGGCGGTTATTACGACGTCGCATTAAAAGATATTAGTGATGTTAGCGCCAGCCAAGGTACACCGTGGGATTGTACGGCCGGCGATATGGTCGCGCTATCCCGGGAGGGCATGAACGCCCTTAATTTAGATATGTCGGGGGGCAATGACCAAAAGATAACAAACCTTATCGACGGATTGTATGCGCGCAAGAAACCGCTCCTTGAGTGGAAGGCCGGGTACTGGCTTCTTTACTATTGGGGCTTGGGAATGACGTTGCTCGATCCAGGGGTTGGGGGTTTAACCTGGCCGGATGTAAACCTTGCCGCCTATAACCCCGGGACCGACATTTACGTTCAAGATTCTTCAAGCCCAATAATGTCGGGGTTCTCCACAGGTCAGGTGGTTAAGATAGTCAACACATCGGGCAATCTCGGTGCGCAAGTCGATTGGTCTAGCGGCTCGAATGTGTTGTGCCAGATCGCGGATGCAAAGCAGCTAGCTTACCTGAATGATAAAGGTTCACAATATACCTCGATCCTTTCATATCCGCCAGGGTCAAGGCCTGATGATGGCATTGTGACGAGCCCGCCGACCATCCCGGATGGTGGTTCAAGCACATTTTACGGCAGACCCACTGAGGCCTGGATTGTGCATATGAGCCTCAATAATCTGAATGACCTCACACTGCCCGGTTGGCGTATTATGGATAACGCCATTGCGTTCCTAGCGTCACAATCACCACCTCCTAGCGGTGACATCCAAGCACCGAGCAAGCCGGCTAATGTTCATGCGCTGCCGATTGGTAGCTCGGAAATCGACCTGTCGTGGAGCGCATCAACCGATAACGTCGGGGTAACGGGATATAGCGTCTACAACGCGGCAACCGACGAGAAGATAGCCGATGTAACTACTGCTTCGTATGCACACTTGAGTCTTGCACCCGACTCACCGCATACCTATTACATCAGAGCCTATGATGCGGTCGGCAATCTCTCGGAAAAGAGCGACATAGTTGCGGCGCATACATACCAAGGCTCAGTCACGACACCGGTTGGTCATAACATTAACCTTGACTTTGGCAACAACGCATCTATTACGTTTGCAGACATCACGATGGCGGGTATGACATCGGTAGGGGTGCTATCCAATGCTCCGTCGGGGCCACCGTTCGGCTTTCTGTTTGCCGGTCGCTACATCGATATTGCAACCACCGCTTCATACCTGGGCGATATTACGGTTACAGTACCGTATCAGCCGGAACTCGTACAGGGACATGAAGATGAGTTACATCTATTCCATTGGGATGGTCTCAGTTGGCAGGATGTAACCGTGTCCATTGATAAAGTAAACCATGTCGTAATCGGTAGGACGCCATCGCTTTCACCATTTGCAATAGGATATCCGCAACCAGCGGCAGTCAGCAGTGGTGTAGCGTTTGGCATGAACACAAACATGCTGCTCCTATCCGCGATTGCTCTCGTTATCGGTGGTTTATCGATAACGAGAGCAAGAAGGGCAACATAA
- a CDS encoding DUF1641 domain-containing protein, with product MSDDKTASGPQDEAKAQARNYIEETRAHTPKQLEDANALLVAALDSLTPAIVQRLAATTAQLGELVDTVNTDETRSLVAGVAQTAESLERSLDIIKQLEESGTLETLAELGSLANAVRQSITSPLVSRPLSAGVSLALTGGQFLDAAQEAASEARRDTRRITIFGLLGELRDPQIQDSLKFILALARRLPGILNTEQT from the coding sequence ATGTCTGACGACAAAACGGCATCTGGGCCGCAGGATGAAGCAAAGGCTCAAGCACGTAACTACATAGAGGAAACAAGAGCCCATACACCTAAACAACTCGAGGACGCAAACGCATTGTTGGTAGCCGCCCTTGATTCACTGACACCGGCTATTGTCCAGCGTCTGGCTGCAACAACAGCGCAGCTCGGCGAGCTGGTCGATACTGTTAATACCGACGAGACGAGAAGCTTGGTAGCCGGGGTGGCGCAGACTGCCGAAAGTCTCGAGCGTTCTCTGGACATTATTAAGCAGTTGGAAGAAAGCGGTACGCTGGAAACACTTGCCGAGCTTGGCAGCCTGGCCAACGCTGTGCGCCAGTCTATAACATCCCCTCTGGTATCGCGACCTTTATCCGCCGGGGTCTCGCTTGCGCTTACCGGCGGCCAATTTCTTGATGCCGCGCAGGAGGCTGCCAGCGAAGCACGCCGAGATACGCGCCGGATAACCATCTTCGGCCTCCTAGGCGAGTTGAGGGACCCGCAAATACAGGACAGCTTGAAGTTTATCCTTGCGCTGGCGCGGCGCCTTCCAGGCATTTTAAATACCGAGCAAACGTAA
- a CDS encoding FAD/NAD(P)-binding oxidoreductase, giving the protein MAKNIVIVGGGSGGTIVANHLAGELKQQISRGDTKVTLVTDTPNHVYQPSFLYITINQVRLEDYTRSEKSLLKPGVELLIDPAVKIDTAGHTVATAGGKTLPYDILVIATGSYLDPTTIPGLAEAADVFYTAEGAEKLRDKIVNFAGGTILMTVDVPHKCPAAPLELIFILDDFYRHMGIRDKVNLIYTYPIGRLHSLEPVANFAAPEFEKRGINSETFFNVESVDPQKKVVTSLEGSEVPFDVLISIPAHRGAHVVHDSGLGDEDGFIPTNRYTLKADGYDDIYVIGDATALPISKAGSTAHYQADVVTANIISQINGLPPSRFYDGKVACFVEMGLDKATFISFDYNNPPVPLPVSEMIHWFKLSFNEIYWLSQRGLL; this is encoded by the coding sequence TTGGCTAAAAATATAGTAATTGTTGGCGGTGGTTCGGGCGGAACGATTGTCGCCAACCATCTTGCCGGTGAACTAAAGCAACAGATCAGCCGCGGTGATACTAAGGTGACGCTGGTAACCGATACCCCTAACCATGTGTATCAGCCTTCGTTCCTCTACATAACCATCAATCAAGTCCGGCTTGAGGACTACACAAGGTCGGAAAAGAGTTTATTAAAACCAGGGGTAGAGCTACTCATCGATCCGGCTGTCAAGATCGATACAGCGGGGCATACCGTTGCTACGGCGGGCGGGAAAACCTTGCCCTACGATATCCTGGTAATAGCCACCGGCTCGTACCTGGACCCAACAACAATACCGGGGCTCGCCGAAGCCGCAGATGTTTTCTATACGGCGGAGGGCGCCGAGAAGTTGCGCGATAAGATCGTGAATTTCGCCGGCGGTACCATTCTAATGACTGTAGACGTGCCGCATAAATGTCCGGCGGCGCCGCTCGAACTCATCTTTATACTCGATGATTTCTATAGGCATATGGGTATTCGCGATAAGGTCAACCTGATCTACACCTATCCGATCGGCAGATTGCATTCTCTTGAGCCGGTCGCAAATTTTGCGGCGCCCGAGTTCGAGAAGCGCGGCATTAATTCGGAAACGTTCTTTAACGTTGAGTCGGTTGACCCGCAAAAGAAAGTCGTTACCAGCTTAGAGGGCAGCGAAGTACCGTTTGATGTTCTCATTTCCATTCCGGCGCACCGGGGAGCACACGTTGTGCACGATTCAGGGTTGGGGGATGAGGACGGGTTCATCCCGACGAATCGTTACACCCTTAAAGCCGACGGATACGATGATATTTACGTTATCGGCGATGCCACCGCGCTGCCGATCTCTAAAGCGGGCTCGACCGCGCATTACCAGGCCGATGTGGTGACGGCGAACATAATATCGCAGATCAACGGGCTGCCGCCATCCCGGTTTTATGATGGCAAGGTAGCTTGCTTTGTTGAGATGGGCCTCGATAAGGCAACGTTCATCTCGTTCGACTATAACAATCCGCCGGTTCCATTGCCGGTCAGCGAGATGATACATTGGTTTAAGCTTTCATTTAACGAAATATACTGGCTCTCTCAGCGGGGCCTTCTATAG
- a CDS encoding sulfurtransferase TusA family protein, with translation MADKVVDARGSYCPGPLMELIKTIRKADMGTTIEVLSSDSGSARDIPEWAKKTGQELVYNEKAQDGEYWKIAVKKVK, from the coding sequence ATGGCAGATAAAGTGGTAGACGCACGTGGTTCGTACTGCCCCGGACCGCTTATGGAACTTATTAAAACCATCAGGAAAGCGGATATGGGTACAACCATAGAGGTTTTGTCATCCGATTCAGGATCGGCTCGGGATATTCCTGAATGGGCGAAGAAGACCGGTCAGGAGCTCGTATACAACGAGAAAGCCCAGGACGGCGAGTACTGGAAGATCGCCGTTAAAAAGGTAAAGTAG
- a CDS encoding DsrE/DsrF/DrsH-like family protein has product MEMQPKLSIVLISPQLERMQAGTMMGAIAATSGMQVNFFVTMGAMEMLLKKTVEGKNFPIESDVGKALMEKSSDLYYKLLEDAKEIGDAKVYACALAVDLMGWAKDEMLDVIDDIVGVSEFFGISEGGMILTI; this is encoded by the coding sequence ATGGAAATGCAGCCGAAACTATCTATTGTGTTGATATCCCCGCAGTTGGAACGAATGCAGGCAGGGACAATGATGGGCGCGATCGCCGCTACCTCTGGCATGCAGGTCAATTTCTTTGTTACTATGGGTGCAATGGAAATGCTTCTTAAGAAGACGGTTGAGGGCAAGAACTTCCCCATTGAATCGGATGTGGGAAAAGCCTTAATGGAGAAAAGCTCTGATCTGTATTACAAGCTTCTAGAAGATGCAAAAGAAATCGGAGATGCTAAAGTTTATGCATGTGCGCTCGCCGTTGACCTTATGGGTTGGGCTAAAGACGAAATGCTCGACGTCATTGATGATATAGTCGGGGTTAGCGAATTCTTCGGTATATCTGAAGGCGGCATGATCTTAACGATTTAG